One window of the bacterium genome contains the following:
- a CDS encoding 1-deoxy-D-xylulose-5-phosphate reductoisomerase — translation MAQRKRKGIAILGCTGSIGQNTLRVVERYPERFRVVALAGGWNVDLMVEQVLEFRPVLATMATRDALEHLRQRVRGKVHLEFSFGEEGLHAVATHPEADMVVSALVGAAGLLPTMAAIREHKDVALANKETMVMAGKLVSQEARSKGVRILPVDSEHSAVFQSLQGHRKEDVRRIILTASGGAFLGLPLERLEEVTPEQALVHPNWKMGQKVTVDSASLMNKALEVIEARWLFDIPASRIHVHIHPQSIVHSMVEYVDGSVIAQLGVPDMQVPIAYALSYPERLKIGLPPLDLVNAGPLTFMAPDPERFPALGLAYQVLEAGGTLPAVFNAANEEAVMAFLKREIRFTRIVELVRQVVESLPPEDGEDLEAVLEADRRAREAVRNFIRSGRMV, via the coding sequence ATGGCCCAGAGAAAGCGTAAGGGTATAGCAATACTTGGTTGCACAGGTTCCATAGGGCAGAACACCTTGAGGGTGGTGGAGCGATACCCTGAGCGTTTCAGGGTGGTTGCCCTGGCCGGGGGATGGAATGTAGATCTGATGGTGGAACAGGTTCTTGAGTTCAGGCCTGTTCTTGCTACCATGGCCACCCGGGATGCTCTGGAGCATTTGAGGCAAAGGGTCAGGGGGAAAGTGCACCTGGAGTTCAGCTTCGGAGAGGAAGGATTGCATGCAGTGGCGACCCATCCAGAGGCGGATATGGTTGTTTCGGCCCTGGTGGGAGCTGCCGGATTGCTGCCCACCATGGCTGCCATCAGAGAACACAAGGATGTTGCTCTGGCCAACAAGGAAACCATGGTCATGGCCGGCAAGCTGGTTTCTCAGGAAGCCCGTTCCAAAGGTGTGAGGATCCTTCCTGTGGACAGCGAGCACAGCGCTGTGTTCCAATCCCTGCAGGGGCACAGAAAAGAGGACGTGAGGCGTATAATCCTTACGGCTTCGGGAGGAGCTTTCCTGGGATTGCCACTGGAGAGGCTGGAGGAGGTCACACCAGAACAGGCTCTTGTGCATCCCAACTGGAAAATGGGGCAAAAAGTGACCGTGGATTCTGCATCCCTGATGAACAAGGCTCTGGAGGTCATAGAGGCCAGGTGGCTCTTCGATATCCCAGCATCAAGGATTCACGTTCACATTCATCCCCAGAGCATAGTGCACTCCATGGTGGAATATGTGGATGGCTCTGTCATAGCCCAGCTGGGTGTACCCGACATGCAGGTTCCCATTGCCTATGCGCTTTCGTACCCTGAGAGATTGAAGATAGGTCTTCCCCCATTGGATCTGGTCAATGCAGGGCCTCTGACCTTCATGGCTCCAGATCCTGAACGCTTCCCGGCTCTTGGACTGGCTTACCAGGTGCTGGAAGCAGGTGGGACCCTCCCGGCGGTGTTCAATGCAGCCAACGAGGAGGCGGTCATGGCCTTCCTCAAAAGAGAAATAAGATTCACTAGGATCGTGGAGCTGGTCCGCCAGGTCGTGGAATCTTTGCCGCCAGAAGATGGTGAAGATCTGGAGGCCGTGCTCGAGGCCGACCGCAGGGCCAGAGAGGCGGTCAGGAATTTCATCCGCTCCGGCAGGATGGTCTGA